The Panthera tigris isolate Pti1 chromosome F3, P.tigris_Pti1_mat1.1, whole genome shotgun sequence genome includes a window with the following:
- the LOC122235810 gene encoding translation initiation factor IF-2-like isoform X1, producing the protein MTLFFSTSNPSIKNQLGFPEVSLPLRTPSTTTPGVRTSTSSSPQATLQPIPHHTTLPPPPGSDSTPTSTRGRRCPPPPPPRLRARDPEGARAHTFSRFPNLLPGTGTSWLRWNSARPAGARHSNEGGPKAFTVGFSTRLRAGTTSSFLSVPGVERAGPARKTPGLKACELRTGTRRARRRRKASGGRGVSPGLPPAQRGGIPPGRGP; encoded by the exons ATGACATTATTCTTCAGTACTTCCAACCCGAGTATAAAGAACCAACTCGGGTTTCCagaggtctctctccctctccgcactccctccaccaccaccccaggtGTGCGGACTTCCACCTCGTCCTCTCCCCAAGCAACGCTCCAGCCAATCCCACACCACACAACGTTACCCCCGCCACCAGGATCAGACTCCACACCCACCTCCACTCGGGGTCGccgctgcccccccccgcccccgcctcgccTGCGAGCCCGCGACCCCGagggcgcgcgcgcacacacattcTCACGCTTTCCTAACCTCCTTCCCGGCACCGGGACGAGCTGGCTACGCTGGAACTCAGCCCGGCCCGCGGGGGCTAGGCACTC CAATGAGGGGGGCCCCAAGGCATTCACCGTGGGCTTTTCCACCCGCCTGCGGGCTGGAACCACCTCCAGTTTCCTCTCAGTGCCGGGCGTGGAGAGGGCCGGGCCTGCGAGAAAGACGCCGGGCCTGAAGGCTTGCGAGCTGCGGACTGGAACGAGGAGGGCGAGGCGGCGGCGCAAAGCTTCGGGCGGGCGAGGGGTTTCCCCAGGACTGCCTCCGGCTCAGAGAGGCGGGATCCCGCCAGGACGGGGTCCCTAA
- the LOC122235810 gene encoding uncharacterized protein LOC122235810 isoform X2 translates to MCADWVTLPWRMDSRESAQGSPLASLPSKGLPQFPLSAGRGEGRACEKDAGPEGLRAADWNEEGEAAAQSFGRARGFPRTASGSERRDPARTGSLREENGTRRPRFLSCRAGTSLDFSWFCPGYCGYHGKRGIVPILEKPTFW, encoded by the exons ATGTGTGCGGACTGGGTGACCCTCCCTTGGCGAATGGATTCCCGGGAAAGTGCCCAGGGTTCCCCCTTGGCTTCCCTTCCGTCTAAAGGCCTCCCCCAG TTTCCTCTCAGTGCCGGGCGTGGAGAGGGCCGGGCCTGCGAGAAAGACGCCGGGCCTGAAGGCTTGCGAGCTGCGGACTGGAACGAGGAGGGCGAGGCGGCGGCGCAAAGCTTCGGGCGGGCGAGGGGTTTCCCCAGGACTGCCTCCGGCTCAGAGAGGCGGGATCCCGCCAGGACGGGGTCCCTAAGGGAGGAGAACGGCACACGACGACCCAGATTCCTCTCCTGCCGGGCAGGGACCTCCTTAGACTTTTCCTG GTTCTGTCCAGGTTACTGTGGATATCATGGTAAAAGAGGCATTGTCCCTATCTTGGAGAAACCCACCTTCTGGTAG